Proteins encoded together in one Deinococcus aerophilus window:
- the rplM gene encoding 50S ribosomal protein L13 translates to MKTFVPKNDEQNWIVVDAANVPLGRLATVVASRIRGKHRPDFTPNMIQGDFVIVLNAEKVVLTGGKLDGKVYTRYSGYQGGLKTETARQALAKHPDRVIEHAVYGMLPKGRQGRAMHSRLKVYAGERHPHVAQNPQKLEISNTAHTKAEVK, encoded by the coding sequence GTGAAAACCTTTGTTCCTAAAAATGATGAGCAGAACTGGATCGTGGTCGACGCGGCCAACGTTCCCCTGGGCCGTCTGGCGACCGTGGTGGCCAGCCGCATCCGTGGCAAGCACCGCCCCGACTTCACCCCCAACATGATTCAGGGCGACTTCGTGATCGTGCTGAACGCCGAGAAGGTCGTTCTGACCGGCGGCAAGCTCGACGGCAAGGTCTACACCCGCTACTCCGGCTACCAGGGCGGCCTCAAGACCGAAACCGCCCGCCAGGCGCTGGCCAAGCACCCTGACCGCGTGATCGAGCACGCCGTGTACGGCATGCTGCCCAAGGGCCGTCAGGGCCGGGCCATGCACAGCCGCCTGAAGGTCTATGCCGGTGAGCGTCACCCCCACGTGGCCCAGAACCCGCAGAAACTGGAAATCAGCAACACCGCGCACACCAAAGCAGAGGTCAAATAA
- a CDS encoding SPFH domain-containing protein, producing the protein MGALIVIVFLVLLVLVTLLAGVKSVPQGYEWTQERFGKYQRSLRPGLNLIIPYIDRIGRRVNMMEQVLDVPSQEVITRDNALITVDGVVFYQVLDSAKASYEVRNLEQATLNLTMTNIRTVMGSMDLDDLLSNRDSINARLLAVVDEATEPWGVKVTRIEVKDIKPPADLVASMGRQMKAEREKRANILDAEGFRQAAILKAEGEKQAEILNAEGRRQAAFLEAEAREREAAAEAEATRLVSEAIAGGNAQAINYFIAQRYVDALRDVATAPNQKTLILPIEATSILGSLQGIAEVAKEAFGGRKG; encoded by the coding sequence ATGGGTGCACTGATCGTGATTGTTTTCTTGGTTCTGCTGGTGCTGGTGACCTTGCTGGCAGGAGTCAAGAGCGTGCCACAGGGGTACGAATGGACCCAGGAGCGCTTCGGCAAGTACCAGCGCAGCCTGCGGCCCGGCCTGAACCTGATCATCCCGTACATTGACCGCATCGGCCGGCGCGTCAACATGATGGAACAGGTCCTCGACGTGCCCAGCCAGGAAGTCATCACCCGCGACAACGCCCTGATCACGGTCGACGGCGTGGTGTTCTATCAGGTACTCGATTCGGCCAAGGCCAGTTACGAGGTGCGCAATCTGGAACAGGCCACCCTGAACCTCACCATGACCAACATCCGCACGGTGATGGGCAGCATGGATCTGGACGACCTGCTCAGCAACCGCGACTCCATCAACGCCCGCCTGCTCGCGGTGGTGGACGAGGCCACCGAGCCGTGGGGCGTCAAGGTCACGCGCATCGAGGTCAAGGACATCAAGCCGCCCGCCGATCTGGTCGCCAGCATGGGCCGTCAGATGAAGGCCGAGCGCGAGAAGCGGGCCAACATCCTGGACGCCGAGGGCTTCCGGCAGGCCGCCATCCTCAAGGCCGAGGGCGAGAAGCAGGCCGAGATCCTGAATGCCGAGGGCCGCCGGCAGGCTGCCTTTCTGGAGGCCGAGGCACGCGAACGTGAGGCCGCCGCCGAAGCCGAGGCCACCCGGCTGGTCAGCGAGGCGATTGCCGGGGGCAACGCGCAGGCCATCAACTACTTCATCGCGCAGCGGTACGTGGACGCGCTGCGGGACGTGGCGACCGCCCCCAACCAGAAGACCCTGATTCTGCCCATCGAGGCCACCAGCATCCTGGGCAGCCTGCAAGGCATCGCGGAGGTGGCAAAAGAAGCCTTCGGCGGGCGGAAGGGGTAG
- a CDS encoding NfeD family protein, with the protein MDWLPSLDRILPGHWWVLGAVLLMLELAAPGIFFVWLALAAFTLGLIVFVLPLAVPLQLFLFAVLCIVAVFVGKRYVGRLMLGGQDGERLNTGAGRLVGRTVVVTAAIRNGSGRVRVGDSEWRATGPDTPEGAQVLIVGAEGTTLTVREISGTWV; encoded by the coding sequence GTGGACTGGCTTCCTTCCCTGGACCGCATCCTGCCCGGCCACTGGTGGGTGCTGGGCGCCGTGCTGCTGATGCTGGAACTGGCGGCGCCGGGCATCTTCTTCGTGTGGCTGGCGCTCGCCGCCTTCACGCTGGGCCTGATCGTGTTCGTGCTGCCGCTGGCCGTTCCCCTGCAACTGTTTCTCTTCGCAGTGCTGTGCATCGTGGCCGTGTTCGTGGGCAAGCGTTATGTGGGCCGCCTGATGCTGGGCGGACAGGACGGCGAGCGCCTGAACACCGGTGCCGGCCGACTGGTGGGCCGCACGGTCGTGGTCACGGCCGCGATTCGCAACGGGTCGGGCCGCGTGCGGGTCGGCGACAGCGAGTGGCGGGCCACCGGCCCCGACACCCCGGAGGGCGCGCAGGTCCTGATCGTGGGGGCCGAGGGCACCACCCTGACTGTCCGTGAAATCAGCGGAACGTGGGTGTAA
- a CDS encoding ATP-binding cassette domain-containing protein — translation MLVDLKNVTVRAGGCDLLSGVTLGVHPGEAVRLWGPNGGGKTTLLRLLAGEVAPVAGERTYRLGGELQTSAVQARRQLSVVGPDAEAFYLTRDWAQTVRDVLLAAFEGDVLKLWDATPQAAARLSEVVALTDLSALLDRDFRTLSHGQRRRVVLARALMPRPPALLLDEFTDGLSAGARAELGGVLAAVHASGVAVILATHRPEEAPPLPWRTVQVAGGRVRGEVATSPASSRTVDLPRPPGTDDLIRLQDAEVWRNGVRALGPLNWTWAAGQHWLVTGENGSGKSTLARVIAGELHPALGGSVRRPYLRRDLLTERRRTVGLVGAEVGIRQRREWTGRDVIGSAWTGTEGFSPALSAAEHAQVEALAAQLHLTDLLERPATGLSQGQLRRLLLARAVVHAPTVLILDEGLDFVDPEARAHFLDLLPALVHGGTHVMVIAHRESDAPGGLTHHLHLRDGKAQTVTRLTLPEPEAAAQ, via the coding sequence ATGCTGGTGGACCTCAAGAACGTGACCGTGCGCGCCGGGGGCTGCGACCTGCTGAGCGGCGTGACCCTGGGCGTGCACCCCGGCGAAGCCGTGCGCCTGTGGGGGCCGAACGGCGGCGGCAAGACCACCCTGCTGCGGCTGCTTGCGGGCGAGGTCGCCCCGGTGGCCGGCGAGCGGACCTACCGGCTGGGCGGCGAACTTCAGACGTCGGCGGTGCAGGCCCGGCGGCAGCTGTCGGTGGTGGGCCCGGACGCCGAGGCCTTCTACCTGACCCGCGACTGGGCCCAGACCGTGCGCGACGTGCTGCTGGCCGCCTTCGAGGGAGACGTCCTGAAGCTGTGGGACGCGACCCCACAGGCCGCGGCGCGGCTGAGCGAGGTCGTGGCGCTGACGGACCTGTCAGCGCTGCTGGACCGCGACTTTCGGACCCTCAGCCACGGCCAGCGGCGGCGGGTGGTGCTCGCCCGCGCCCTGATGCCCCGGCCCCCGGCCCTGCTGCTGGACGAATTCACCGATGGTCTGAGCGCCGGAGCGCGGGCCGAGCTGGGCGGTGTCCTTGCCGCCGTCCACGCGTCCGGGGTGGCCGTGATCCTCGCCACCCACCGCCCCGAGGAAGCGCCGCCGCTGCCGTGGCGCACCGTACAGGTCGCCGGGGGCCGGGTCCGTGGCGAGGTGGCCACCTCGCCCGCTTCGTCCCGCACGGTGGACCTGCCGCGACCTCCCGGAACCGACGACCTGATCCGCCTGCAGGACGCCGAGGTCTGGCGCAACGGCGTGCGCGCCCTGGGACCCCTGAACTGGACCTGGGCAGCCGGGCAGCACTGGCTGGTCACGGGCGAGAACGGCAGCGGCAAGAGTACCCTGGCCCGCGTGATTGCCGGCGAATTGCACCCCGCCCTGGGCGGCAGCGTGCGGCGGCCATACCTGCGCCGGGACCTGCTGACCGAGCGCCGCCGCACGGTGGGGCTGGTCGGAGCCGAGGTCGGCATTCGCCAGCGGCGGGAGTGGACGGGCCGGGACGTGATCGGCAGTGCGTGGACCGGCACGGAAGGGTTCTCTCCGGCCCTGAGTGCTGCGGAACACGCGCAGGTGGAGGCCCTCGCCGCGCAGCTGCACCTCACCGACCTGCTCGAGCGTCCGGCCACCGGGCTCTCACAGGGCCAGCTGCGCCGCCTGCTGCTCGCCCGCGCCGTCGTGCACGCTCCCACCGTGCTGATTCTGGACGAGGGGCTGGATTTCGTGGACCCGGAGGCCCGCGCCCACTTCCTGGACCTGCTGCCCGCCCTGGTACACGGCGGCACCCATGTGATGGTCATTGCCCACCGGGAGAGCGACGCGCCCGGAGGATTGACCCACCACCTGCACCTGCGGGATGGCAAGGCCCAGACGGTCACGCGGCTGACCCTGCCTGAGCCCGAGGCGGCAGCACAGTAA
- the rpsI gene encoding 30S ribosomal protein S9 has protein sequence MAIQQPEQFYGTGRRKTAVARVFLRPGEGKIMVNGKEFQAYFRGLLRAVHALQAFRETATAGRYDAVITVTGGGPTGQADAIKLGIARALLKVNPDFRAQMKPKGLLTRDPREVERKKYGLKKARRAPQFSKR, from the coding sequence ATGGCGATCCAGCAACCCGAACAGTTCTACGGCACGGGCCGCCGCAAGACCGCCGTCGCCCGCGTGTTCCTGCGCCCTGGCGAAGGCAAGATCATGGTCAACGGCAAGGAGTTCCAGGCGTACTTCCGCGGCCTGCTGCGCGCCGTGCACGCCCTGCAGGCTTTCCGTGAAACCGCCACGGCCGGCCGCTACGACGCCGTCATCACCGTGACCGGCGGTGGCCCCACCGGCCAGGCCGACGCCATCAAGCTGGGCATCGCCCGCGCGCTGCTCAAGGTCAACCCCGACTTCCGCGCGCAGATGAAGCCCAAGGGCCTGCTGACCCGCGACCCCCGCGAAGTCGAGCGCAAGAAGTACGGCCTGAAGAAGGCCCGCCGCGCTCCCCAGTTCAGCAAGCGCTGA
- a CDS encoding alpha/beta hydrolase, with product MSWAPYAARPDSTVTGTLLQWEAIGDEHHAPRTVLAWLPPSYSTDTGRAYPVVYFHDGQNVFDEATSYNGEWRADETLTELAAEDLEAIAIAIPNANERRYHEYSPVRHPDFPSERGGGGGDDYVAFLINSVKAQVDSSFRTLPDPAHTLVVGSSMGGLISLHAVLTRPDVFGGAGVMSPAFWACAGEAFGRVRSGPVPTGKIWLDIGGQEGTDHPERQQAYWDDAHAMRDLLLQKGMGDRLRFQADPQGIHRESAWAARLPEALRFLLKDQTPSA from the coding sequence ATGAGCTGGGCACCCTACGCCGCCCGGCCGGACAGCACGGTCACGGGGACGCTGCTGCAGTGGGAGGCCATCGGCGACGAACACCACGCGCCGCGCACCGTTCTGGCGTGGCTCCCCCCGTCGTACAGCACCGACACCGGGCGGGCCTACCCGGTGGTTTACTTTCATGACGGACAGAATGTCTTTGACGAGGCCACCAGCTACAATGGCGAGTGGAGGGCCGACGAGACCCTGACCGAACTGGCCGCAGAGGACCTGGAAGCCATCGCCATCGCCATCCCCAACGCGAATGAGCGGCGCTATCACGAGTACAGCCCCGTGCGTCACCCCGACTTTCCGTCTGAGCGGGGTGGGGGCGGGGGCGACGATTACGTGGCCTTTCTGATCAACAGCGTCAAGGCGCAGGTGGACAGCAGCTTCCGCACGCTGCCGGACCCGGCCCACACCCTCGTGGTGGGCAGCAGCATGGGCGGGCTGATCAGCCTGCACGCCGTGCTCACGCGCCCGGACGTGTTTGGCGGCGCGGGCGTGATGAGTCCGGCGTTCTGGGCCTGCGCGGGCGAGGCCTTCGGGCGCGTGCGCAGCGGCCCGGTGCCCACCGGCAAGATCTGGCTGGACATCGGCGGACAGGAGGGCACCGACCATCCGGAGCGGCAGCAGGCCTACTGGGACGACGCCCACGCCATGCGCGACCTGCTGCTGCAAAAGGGAATGGGCGACCGGCTGCGTTTCCAGGCCGATCCCCAGGGCATCCACCGCGAGAGCGCCTGGGCCGCGCGGCTGCCCGAAGCCCTGCGCTTTTTGCTGAAGGATCAGACTCCCTCTGCGTGA